CAACATCGTTAATGCCGGCAAGGCCGGCGGCTCTCAACACATAGCGTATTGAGTGTTCCGGGAATAGTCCCGAGTGTTTCTGTCTGTTGAGACGCTCTTCACTGATCGCCCAAAGACGCTTGTCCGTCGCGAGCGAGGCGCCCGTGTCATGCCCGAAAATGTGAAGGCCAAGGATATTCATCAATAATCATCCCTTCTGTGTTTGAATGGTAATACAGTGCATTTTAATATCATAAACTAATGTAATATGCCAACATAGTAATAGAACATAGAAATATATCCAATACCGAATAATATCATATAAAATAAAGCGTGAAAAGGGGATAGGACTTACTAAAAATGAATCAGAGGTGTTACTGAAAAGGGATTCCGCGTATTACGGGGAATAACAGGATATGTCACAGCCTTCCGGCGATCTCGAACACCTTTGATATGGCCTCGGATTCATCGAAGGTGAAAAACCTCCCCCAGTGATAGACCACCCGGCCGCCGATGATGGTCGTCTTGACGTCGAATCCCCGGGCGGTATAGACAAGGTGCGACGGATAGTTGAACAGGGGCGAGCAGTGGGGGCGGGAGAGGTCCATGACGATGATATCCGCCGCCTTTCCCGCCTCAAGGGAGCCGATGGTTTCCTCAAGGCCCAACGCCTCGGCGCCCAGATAGAGCGCCATGGCGAGCACCATCTTGGCCTTCATGATCCCGGGGTCCTGACGGGCCTGTTTTTGCTCCTTGGCGCACAGGTCCATCTCGTAGAACAGGTCCTGGCGGTTGTTGCTGGCGGGGCCGTCGGTTCCCAGGCCCACGGGGATTCCCGCCTCGATGTAGGAGACGATAGGCGCCGTTCCGGAGGCCAGCTTCGCGTTGCTTCCGGGGCAGTGTATCACCGCCGTGCCGTGTTCCGCGAGGATCTCGATCTCTTCGGGATCCACCCAGACGGCGTGAACGGCGCTCAGGCGATCGGAGAGAACACCTTCTTTCCCGAGGAGTCGTACGGGGGTGGTGTCGTATCTCTCTTTTATTTGATTGATCTCGTCCTTCGTCTCGGCAAGGTGCGTAAACAGGCGCACGTCGAATTCACCCGCCAGCTCCTTGGCCCTCAGGTAGACTTCCGGACTGCAGGTATAGGGGGCGTGGACGAACAGAGCCGGGACGATCAGGTCCGAGGCGTCTCTTCCGGCATGGTTTTTGAGAAATTCCCCGGCGACCTCGAACATCGCGTCGGTATCCTCCCACTGGGGGGTAGGAAAATCCATGATTCCCTGGGCACACACCGCCCGCATCCCCGATCGGCGAAAGGCCCGGACGGCGGACTCCTGGAACAGGTATGCATCGGCCACGGTGGTAATGCCGCTTCTCATCATCTCGGCGGACGAAAGAAGCGTCCCCCAGTAGACCATGTCGTCACTCATGAGCATTTTCTCGGCCGGGAAGATGTAGTCCTCCAGCCATTTCTTAAGGGGCATGTCGTCGGCGTAGCCCCGCATGACCGACATGGCGGCATGGGTGTGGCCGTTAATGAGGCCGGGCATGATCAGATCACCCTCCACGTCCACCGTGTCGTCCGCGATGTATTCCTCGGTCGTGTCCATCTCCTCGCCCACGAAAACGATGCTCCCGTCATCAATGGCGACGAGGCCGTTTATATGGATGGAGTCGTTTTCGTCGAATGTCAGGATCGGACCGCCCTTGACGATGAGATCAACGTTTCTGCTCATACCACTACCACTTCCTCCTCCATTTTCCATGGAGGATCAACGATACAATAGAAAACCAGGTCTTTTTCCCCGGTGTTTTTCAGATACTGCAGCTTCCCCGGCGGGACATGAACCACCGTGCCGGGGGTGACGGGGCGCTCCTCATGCTCGATAGAGATGATGCCGACCCCCTCGATGATGATGAATACCTCGCTCAAGGTCTTGAGGCGATGGGGGAGGGTCTCCCTTCCCGGTCCCACCACGGCGTAGGCGAGGCTGTACCCTACGTCTATCCGGTCCTTCAGAGGTGAAAGCACCTCCTTGAGGACGGACTTGTCTTCCGCGGTGATGTTCTCGATGTCTGAAATATTCCTGATGAACATGTCAATGCCCCCCATCGTATCTCGGGAAGGTTACTTCAACGACGCGCGGACGCGTCCCGCCAGCTGCCGTGCGTGTGCAATAATTCTCTCCAGATCGGTATTGACCAGCCGTCGTTCCCTCACACGAATCACGCCCCCGACAACCACATCCCTCGCATCGGACGCCATGGCGGCGTACACGATGTGTGAGAAGGGATCGTACATCGGGATCAGATGCGGCTTGTTGAAATCGAGGACGACGATATCTGCCTTTTTCCCGACGACGAGGCTCCCCGTCTGGTCCCCCAGGCCCAGGGCCCGGGCTCCCTCGATGGTGGCAAGGCTCAGGACCGTTTTGGCGTCGAGGTGGGTCGGGTTGGTGTCATATACCTTGTGGAGCTTCGCCAGGGTGTCCATCTCTCCCATCAGGTCCAGGTTGTTGTTGCTGGCTGCGCCGTCGGTGCCGAGGCCTACGGTAACGCCCCGCTCGAGGTATTTGTGTATCGGCGCCCACCCCGAGGCCAGCTTCATGTTGCTCTCCGGATTGGTGATGACCGATACGCCCCTTTCCGCCATGATCTCCATCTCCTCGTCGTCCACCCACACGGCGTGGTCCGCCACGAAATTCTCCCCCAGCACGCCGAGCTTCTCCAGGTAGACGAAGGACGAGGCGCCGTATTTTTCCACGACGTACTCCCGGTTGCCCGTGGTTTCCGCCACGTGGGCGATCAGCGGCACACCGTATGTATCCGCGATCTCCTTTGCCCGAACCAAGAGCTCCGGGGCGCAGGTATCCAGGGCGTGGGGCTGGACCGACGGCGTGATGAGGGGGTCGTCCTTCCATGTGTTGATGAAGGTCTCGGTGTATTCGAACCCCTTTTCGATGGGGCCGTAGTTCGGGGAGTCGAAATCGTACAGCACCTCCCCCAGGACCCCCCGCATCCCCATGTCACGGGCGGCCCGGGCCGCCGAATCCTCGAAGAGATACATGTCGCAGAAGGTGGTGACGCCCCCCAGGAGCATCTCCGCGCAGGCGAGGGAGGTCCCCCAGTAGACGAAATTATCGTCCAGATTCCCCGCCTCGGCGGGAAAGATGTAATTATGAAGCCATTGTTCCAGGGGCAGGTCGTCTGCGATGCCCCTCAGGAGGGTCATGGCGGCGTGGGTGTGTCCGTTGACGAGGCCGGGGATCACCACGCAGCCCGATGCGTCGATGACGGTGGGGGCGGTAAACCTTTCTTTGGCATCGGCGGCCGTGCCTGTGAAGACGATGTCGCCGTCTTCCACCACGATTGCCCCGGATTCGATCACCTCGGGGTCGGCCATGGTCAGAATTGTGCCGCCGGTGATGATAATATCTGCTTCTGTTCGTTGTGTCATGGGTGTGATTCTGTATTGATTCTGTCAAGGGTTGCGTGTATGAGTTCATTCAATTTCGGCGCGGCCGACTTCATCGTTTTCAGGATGTCCTCCAAAAGTATCGGCTCCATACAATCGGGCAGGTTCATGTTGGAGATAATCGAAAATCCGAGGACCTTCATCCCCGCGTGCACCGCCGCGATCACCTCCAGAACGGTCGACATGCCGGTGGCGTCCCCTCCCAGGGACCGTAAAAGCCTCGTTTCCGCCGGCGTCTCCAGGCTCGGTCCCTTAATTCCGATGTATACCCCCCGATGGAGGAGTATTCCCAGCCTCATCGCCTCTCCGACGGCGATCTCTCGATATTCGGGATCGTAGGCGCGGGTCATGTCGGGAAAGCGCCCGCCGATCTCGTCCAGATTTTCTCCGATGAGCGGATCGTGACCGGTGTAGTTGATGTGATCCGTTATCAGCATGATCTCGCCCGCCTTGAAGTTCGGGTTCAGGCCCCCCGAGGCGTTGGTGATGACCAGGGTTTCGACACCCAGGAGTTTCAGAACGCGAATCGGCGTGGCGATCTGGGCGGGCCGGTATCCCTCATAGAGATGAAAGCGGCCGTCCAGGACCACGAGGGGGATGTCTCCCTCTTTTCCCGGGAGCGTACCCAGGTGCATGACGCCCGCGTGCCCCGTGACGGTGGAGATCGGAAAGCCGGGGATGTCTTCGTAGGGTATGGAGACATCGATCTTTATTTTTTCTGTGAAGTCTCCCAGGCCGGTGCCCAGGATGACCCCGCGGCGGGGCGTCAGCGACGTCCGGGACGCCGCGTATTGTGCGGCCCTGCGGATATCGGCACCCAGCGTCTTTACATCGTCGGGGGAGACGCCCGTTCTTTTCATGTCGTCCGCCATGGTTATTGGGTCGCCGTATCCTCGTTCGTATCCGGGGCCGCCTCGTCCGGGACCGTCACCTCGTCCGGTGCCGTTATCTCATCCGGGGCCGGCATCTCGTCCGGGGGCGTCACCTCGATCGGTATCGCTTCCAGCTCGTTCAGTAGGGTTTTCACCTCGGCGTCGTCAGGGTTCTTGTCGAAAGCCGCCCTGAGGAAGGTCCTTGCGCTGTCGGTGTCGTTCATCAGGTAATAGATGAATCCCTTCGCCTTCAGGGCCGGGGCGTTGTCCGCCTTGAGAACCAGAGAGCGGTCGGTCAGCTCCAGCGCCCGGTCGAGCCGCTTGTTCTCCCCGGCATACACCATGGCGATCTTTGCGAACAGCTCGTAATCCGAGGGGTTCTGATCCAGGGCCTTCTCGTAGTATCTGAGGGCGGTGTTCACCTCTGCCTTGTCCATGAAGTACTCCGCGACGGTGACGTAGGGTTCCACATCATCGGGCCGAAGCGTGATGAGTTTCAGGTAGGTGCTCTCCGCCTTTACATCGTCGCCCGCGGCAGCGTAGGTCTCGGCCAGGGCGAGCGTCGCTTCGTAATCGCCGACGTTGTCGCTCAAGAGGTCGGTGAGGTATTCCGTCGCCCGCTCGTATTGACTCAGGCCGGCGTAGGCGATGCCCAGGGAGTAGCGGGCGGCGCTGTTATCCGGGTCCGCCTCCAGGACGTACTCGAGATACGGGATCGCCTCCGAGTAATTCCCGGCAAGCCGCAGGCCTTCCCCCAGGTCCAGGTAGGGGGTGATGTCCTCCGGGTAGCTTGCCATCAGGTTCGTGTTGAACTCCATCAGCTTTTCCAGGGCCGCCGTGTAATCGGGCTGGATGGAGAGCGCCCGCTTGAGGGACAGCATCGCCTCCTCGGACCATCCCCTGACGGCGAAGATCACCCCCAGGTTGTAATGGGCGCGGTAGTTGTCCGGCTCGATGCGCACCACGTTGTTGAACGCGGTGATCGCCTCGTCGTAGGAGCCCATCTTGGTGTAATTCGTTCCCAGGATGAAGTAGAGGTCCGCCTCGTCCGGCTCCAGCTCCAGGGCCTTCCAGAGGATATCCACCGCCAGCTTGTACTGCTCCGTGGTGGAGTAGCACTCTCCCAGATAGAGCATCGCCTTGACGTTTTCCGGCTCGATGGCGAGGATATCGTTAAAGACCGGTATGGCCCGGTCGAACAGGCCGTAGTCGAAATACGAGCGCCCCAGGAGCATCAGGACGTCCACGTTGTCCGGATCGAAGTCCAGGGCGGTGCTCAACGCGTCGATGGCGTTTTCATATTCGCCGAGCTGGTTGTAGGCAAGCCCCAGCACGAACAGGCCGTCGACGTACTCCGGGTATGATGCGATCGCCCGCTTGAAATCCTCTATGGCATCGAGGGTGCGTCCCTCGTCCATCTTGAGGATGCCCATCTGGTAGTACGCCAGGTGATTTTCAGGGGAGAGGGAGGCCGATCGCTCATAGTAATCGATGGCCTTTCTCCGATCCCCCAATTGATAGTAGACCTGCCCCAGGCTGTAGTAGACCATGAACTGGTCCGGCTCGAGGGTCAGGGACTTTTCGTAGGCCCAGATGGAGTCCTCGA
This sequence is a window from Candidatus Zymogenaceae bacterium. Protein-coding genes within it:
- a CDS encoding cupin domain-containing protein; the encoded protein is MGGIDMFIRNISDIENITAEDKSVLKEVLSPLKDRIDVGYSLAYAVVGPGRETLPHRLKTLSEVFIIIEGVGIISIEHEERPVTPGTVVHVPPGKLQYLKNTGEKDLVFYCIVDPPWKMEEEVVVV
- a CDS encoding amidohydrolase, producing MTQRTEADIIITGGTILTMADPEVIESGAIVVEDGDIVFTGTAADAKERFTAPTVIDASGCVVIPGLVNGHTHAAMTLLRGIADDLPLEQWLHNYIFPAEAGNLDDNFVYWGTSLACAEMLLGGVTTFCDMYLFEDSAARAARDMGMRGVLGEVLYDFDSPNYGPIEKGFEYTETFINTWKDDPLITPSVQPHALDTCAPELLVRAKEIADTYGVPLIAHVAETTGNREYVVEKYGASSFVYLEKLGVLGENFVADHAVWVDDEEMEIMAERGVSVITNPESNMKLASGWAPIHKYLERGVTVGLGTDGAASNNNLDLMGEMDTLAKLHKVYDTNPTHLDAKTVLSLATIEGARALGLGDQTGSLVVGKKADIVVLDFNKPHLIPMYDPFSHIVYAAMASDARDVVVGGVIRVRERRLVNTDLERIIAHARQLAGRVRASLK
- a CDS encoding amidohydrolase, with the protein product MSRNVDLIVKGGPILTFDENDSIHINGLVAIDDGSIVFVGEEMDTTEEYIADDTVDVEGDLIMPGLINGHTHAAMSVMRGYADDMPLKKWLEDYIFPAEKMLMSDDMVYWGTLLSSAEMMRSGITTVADAYLFQESAVRAFRRSGMRAVCAQGIMDFPTPQWEDTDAMFEVAGEFLKNHAGRDASDLIVPALFVHAPYTCSPEVYLRAKELAGEFDVRLFTHLAETKDEINQIKERYDTTPVRLLGKEGVLSDRLSAVHAVWVDPEEIEILAEHGTAVIHCPGSNAKLASGTAPIVSYIEAGIPVGLGTDGPASNNRQDLFYEMDLCAKEQKQARQDPGIMKAKMVLAMALYLGAEALGLEETIGSLEAGKAADIIVMDLSRPHCSPLFNYPSHLVYTARGFDVKTTIIGGRVVYHWGRFFTFDESEAISKVFEIAGRL
- a CDS encoding purine-nucleoside phosphorylase, with protein sequence MKRTGVSPDDVKTLGADIRRAAQYAASRTSLTPRRGVILGTGLGDFTEKIKIDVSIPYEDIPGFPISTVTGHAGVMHLGTLPGKEGDIPLVVLDGRFHLYEGYRPAQIATPIRVLKLLGVETLVITNASGGLNPNFKAGEIMLITDHINYTGHDPLIGENLDEIGGRFPDMTRAYDPEYREIAVGEAMRLGILLHRGVYIGIKGPSLETPAETRLLRSLGGDATGMSTVLEVIAAVHAGMKVLGFSIISNMNLPDCMEPILLEDILKTMKSAAPKLNELIHATLDRINTESHP